DNA from Actinomycetota bacterium:
AACTGGCGGCGCGCATTCGCGCAGTGGGCAGGCGTCGACGCATAGAGGCAACCTCTGAATCGGGTCGAGTCGTTGTCAATCGCGCAAGGCGGTCGGTAGCTGTTGACGGAGGCAACGTTGAATTGACAGCCAAGGAGTTTGACCTGCTCGCAGTACTCGCCGAAGAGCCAGGGCGGGCTGTGCCCAGGCAGGAGCTCTTCTCCCGAGTCTGGGATCCGGTGTGGGTGGGTACCGGAAAGACCCTCGACGTCCACATTGCCTCGCTGCGAAAGAAGCTGGGCGACCCCTCGCTTGTAGAAACTGTTCGCGGAGTGGGCTATCGGCTGGCTGATCAGTCCTCGTGACAAAGCGCCTCGTTCTCGTTATGACAGTGCTTGCCGCTGGAGTTGCGATCGCCTTGGCGGTACCTATGGGGATCGTCCTGTCGGCCGATATGCGGTCGGCTTTCATCTCCAAGCTTGAGGTGGACACGCTCGCCGCGTCAACCACGCTTGCACTTCGACCAGTCTCGCTGTGGCCTACAACAGTGAACAGCGTCGCTGCGCGAACTGGCGCACGTGTCGTTGTAGTTGATGCAAATCAATCACTTGTTGCGGACAGCGATGCAACGGCAGTCGACAGATCATTCGACCGCCCAGAGATTCTCCAGGCTCTTTCGGGAATTCTCACTTCCAGTGTCCGACCTTCAAACACGCTGGGTACCGATCTTCGCTACGTAGCGGCTCCGGTTGTCAAAGGGGAGAACATCGTCGCTGCCGTGCGCCTGTCGCTGCCTGAATCGGAGGTGACGAATCAACTACGGAAGTCGCAGTTCTGGTTGGGCTTCTTTGTCTTGGTGGTAATGCTGATTGCCGCGTTTCTTGCGTGGGTCATCTCCCGCTCAATTGCCGCGCCGCTCTCTCAGCTGGCAGACGTCGCCGAGCGCCTTCCTGATGACTTGACTCTTCGAGCATCTGAAGGTGATGGCCCGCATGAGGTCCGTGCGGTGGCGCGGGCTTTGAATCAGACAGCCGCCCGCCTCACTGGAATTCTCGAGCGAACGCAGGCAGTGGCGGCCGATGCTTCACACCACCTCAAGACGCCCCTGACCGGTCTGCGTCTGCGATTGGAAGCCATAGAGGATCTCAGTACTCAGGACGACATTCGTGTGCAGGCCGAGCGCGCCACAGCAGAAGTTGACCGCCTCACGCACCGAATTGATCAGGTCCTTGCACTTGCCCGTAGCGATACGGGGGCCAGTTTGCGTGGGAAGGCGGATGCCACTGCCGTTGTTGGCGATCGTCTGGCCGAGGCCTCAGTCATTGCTGATGAACGATCGCTCACCTTGGAGTCCTTCTTGGATGCCGGAGTCCAAGTTCAGGTGTCCGCTGCTCCACTTGCGCGCGTCATCGACGAGTTACTGGGAAATGCGTTCGCGCACGCCAAAACTCGGGTTCGCGTGTCGCTCATTGTCGAAGCATCACAGGCGTTGCTCATAGTCGAGGACGATGGCGCTGGCTTGGGACCCAATGAAGAGGATGTGGTGTTCAATCGATTTGTGCGTGGCGCGTCTGCTGCATCGGGAGGCAGTGGTTTGGGCTTGGCATTGGTACGAGAGACCGCTCGCGCTTGTGGTGGAGATGCAAAGGCGCGCACCTCCACTCTTGGTGGACTGGCAGTCGTGACGACTTGGCCGCTTGCTGACGCCGAATAGGCTCCACGCATGCGTGTGGGCGCCGATCTGGTTGTCATTGGTGGCGGCATCGTGGGTCTGGCAGTAGCCGATGCATGGCTGCTGCGCAATCCCAAGAGCTCGGTCATCGTGCTGGAGAAAGAGCCAGCACTTGCGGCACATGCCTCGGGGCGCAATAGCGGCGTGCTGCATGCAGGCTTCTACTACGCACCTGATTCGCTGAAAGCTCGGCTGACTCGCCAGGGCAACGCACTCTTGCGGGAGTTCTGCCGTGAGGCTGGCGTCCCCATTCGCGAGACCGGCAAGGTCGTAGTCGCCCAATCTGAGGCTGAGCTTCCCGCCCTGCAGGAATTGCACAGGCGGGCTGTTGCCAATGGTGTCGATGTGGAGCTCGTCGACGAGGAGCAGCTGCGCGAACTGGAGCCTCTTGCCCGTACGCACCTGAAGGCCTTGTGGTCTCCCACTACGGCCGTCGCCAATCCGGTTGCAGTCGTTGAGGCGCTCGCTGCTCGGGTGAAGGCACAGGGTGGTCAACTTCTCATGGGTTCCACAGTGCTGGGCGCCGGTCCGGGCTGGGTCCGAACCGCAGATCTTGGCGAGATCGGTGCCGGCCACATCGTCAATGCGGCTGGCTTGTATGCCGATGTGGTGGCTCATTGGTTTGACGTTGGGACGGACTACCGCATGCTGCCGTTCAAGGGCCTGTATTGGTACGGCTCCTGGGAGCCAGGCCGTCTGCAGCGCCATGTCTATCCGGTACCAGATGCCCGCAATCCCTTCCTCGGCGTCCACCTGACGGTGACCGTCGACGGGCGAGCCAAGATCGGTCCCACGGCGATCCCGGCCCTATGGCGTGAGGATTACGGAGGTGTGCACGGGCTCAAAGCATCGGAGAGCCTGGAGATCGCGCGAACGTATCCCCGGTTCTTCACCAGCAAAGATCACGACGTGCCTGGGCTCATCCGCTCGGAGCTTCCAAAGTACTCCCGCAAGCATCTCGTGCGGCAGGCGTCGGCACTTGTGCCCTCCGTCCGTGTCGAGGACTTCACCGAGAAGGGTCGAGTGGGGGTCAGAGCACAACTCTTCCATCTGCCAACGAAGAAGCTCGAAATGGATTTTGTTGTTGAGCGGGGTGAAGCGTCGACGCACATTCTGAATGCAGTGTCGCCCGGTTGGACGAGTGCCCTTGCGTTCGCCGGTTATGTCATTGACGCAGTGATGGACTGAGCTAGTCCATCGGCTACATCGTTCAAAGTCGGTCTCGTGAAGGCGCCGGCAGCAACGGCCAAAGCAGGCGTACGGGACAGCGC
Protein-coding regions in this window:
- a CDS encoding response regulator transcription factor, which produces MRVLVVEDDQSVAEPLIEGLRRNGFEIEHVAYAVQVLPAVTSGLGVDVVLLDLGLPDGDGLQVLRELRRHSDVPVIIATARGDETDRIVGLELGADDYVVKPFSVRELAARIRAVGRRRRIEATSESGRVVVNRARRSVAVDGGNVELTAKEFDLLAVLAEEPGRAVPRQELFSRVWDPVWVGTGKTLDVHIASLRKKLGDPSLVETVRGVGYRLADQSS
- a CDS encoding ATP-binding protein — protein: MTKRLVLVMTVLAAGVAIALAVPMGIVLSADMRSAFISKLEVDTLAASTTLALRPVSLWPTTVNSVAARTGARVVVVDANQSLVADSDATAVDRSFDRPEILQALSGILTSSVRPSNTLGTDLRYVAAPVVKGENIVAAVRLSLPESEVTNQLRKSQFWLGFFVLVVMLIAAFLAWVISRSIAAPLSQLADVAERLPDDLTLRASEGDGPHEVRAVARALNQTAARLTGILERTQAVAADASHHLKTPLTGLRLRLEAIEDLSTQDDIRVQAERATAEVDRLTHRIDQVLALARSDTGASLRGKADATAVVGDRLAEASVIADERSLTLESFLDAGVQVQVSAAPLARVIDELLGNAFAHAKTRVRVSLIVEASQALLIVEDDGAGLGPNEEDVVFNRFVRGASAASGGSGLGLALVRETARACGGDAKARTSTLGGLAVVTTWPLADAE
- the lhgO gene encoding L-2-hydroxyglutarate oxidase, translated to MRVGADLVVIGGGIVGLAVADAWLLRNPKSSVIVLEKEPALAAHASGRNSGVLHAGFYYAPDSLKARLTRQGNALLREFCREAGVPIRETGKVVVAQSEAELPALQELHRRAVANGVDVELVDEEQLRELEPLARTHLKALWSPTTAVANPVAVVEALAARVKAQGGQLLMGSTVLGAGPGWVRTADLGEIGAGHIVNAAGLYADVVAHWFDVGTDYRMLPFKGLYWYGSWEPGRLQRHVYPVPDARNPFLGVHLTVTVDGRAKIGPTAIPALWREDYGGVHGLKASESLEIARTYPRFFTSKDHDVPGLIRSELPKYSRKHLVRQASALVPSVRVEDFTEKGRVGVRAQLFHLPTKKLEMDFVVERGEASTHILNAVSPGWTSALAFAGYVIDAVMD